Proteins found in one Roseovarius pelagicus genomic segment:
- a CDS encoding dipeptide ABC transporter ATP-binding protein, producing MSFANPQTRAEPIVSIENLKIEYALTSGSFTAVDDVTLDVNPGEILGLVGESGAGKSTVGNAVARLIDFPGAVTGGRILLRNSGDLAALSQAQMCSVRGKHIGMIFQDSLSALFPVKTVGWQLMRAIQLSKGLKGSAARTRALQLLEEVGISQPEDRMRQYPHQFSGGMRQRIVIAIALAGDPQLLIADEPTTALDVSIQSEILGLLKRLAIEHGAGVILITHDMAVIEEITDRVAVMRHGRLIEHGATRDVLARPEQTYTKALISAVPRIDKRMDRFVMLDDTALVPTALPVQPAERITADGPVIDAQNVTITFMIKNAILAHNRSYMKAADDVSLTVNAGSSIGIVGESGSGKSTLARAICGLQPIDSGTIKLMGHEVTELASNPALKRTRVKAQMIFQDPFASLDPRQRISAALIEPLLVNRMASRDEAREIARDTLIRVGMKEEDAGKLPHQFSGGQRQRICIARALVMQPAVLICDEPTSALDVSVQATIMNLLKDLRDERNLTLMFISHDLAVIRQVSDRVFVMQNGRVCEEADTDALFDDPQHDYTRHLLKMMPKFTSGARLQAR from the coding sequence ATGAGCTTCGCGAACCCGCAAACCAGAGCAGAGCCGATTGTTTCGATCGAGAATCTCAAGATCGAATACGCGCTGACGAGTGGCAGTTTCACAGCCGTCGACGATGTGACGCTGGACGTGAACCCGGGCGAGATTCTGGGCCTTGTCGGCGAATCCGGGGCGGGTAAATCAACCGTCGGCAACGCAGTTGCGCGGCTAATTGACTTTCCCGGTGCTGTCACCGGCGGGCGCATCCTACTGCGCAATTCCGGCGATCTGGCCGCGCTGAGCCAGGCACAGATGTGCAGCGTGCGCGGCAAACATATCGGCATGATTTTTCAGGACTCGCTGAGTGCGTTGTTTCCGGTCAAGACAGTGGGATGGCAATTGATGCGTGCCATTCAACTGAGCAAAGGGTTGAAGGGCAGCGCTGCGCGCACGCGTGCATTGCAGTTGCTAGAGGAGGTCGGCATCTCCCAACCCGAGGACCGGATGCGTCAGTATCCCCACCAGTTTTCCGGTGGAATGCGCCAACGTATCGTCATCGCCATTGCCCTGGCTGGCGATCCGCAACTGTTGATCGCGGACGAGCCGACAACGGCACTGGACGTGTCGATCCAGTCGGAAATTCTGGGCCTGCTGAAACGGCTGGCAATCGAGCATGGCGCAGGCGTGATCCTAATCACCCATGACATGGCGGTGATCGAGGAAATCACCGACCGCGTCGCCGTCATGCGCCATGGCAGGCTGATTGAGCACGGGGCGACGCGCGACGTGTTGGCCCGCCCCGAACAGACCTATACCAAAGCGTTGATCAGCGCAGTGCCGCGGATCGACAAGCGGATGGACCGGTTCGTGATGCTGGACGACACAGCACTGGTCCCGACCGCCCTCCCCGTGCAGCCAGCGGAACGCATCACAGCCGATGGCCCCGTGATTGACGCGCAGAATGTCACGATCACCTTTATGATTAAGAATGCCATTCTGGCGCATAACCGCAGCTATATGAAGGCGGCGGATGATGTCTCGCTAACAGTCAATGCAGGCAGCTCTATCGGCATCGTCGGCGAAAGCGGCAGTGGGAAATCCACGTTGGCGCGCGCGATCTGCGGATTGCAGCCTATCGATTCCGGCACAATTAAATTGATGGGCCATGAGGTCACGGAATTGGCCAGCAACCCGGCACTGAAGCGCACGCGGGTCAAGGCACAGATGATCTTTCAGGATCCGTTCGCCTCGCTGGATCCGCGTCAACGCATTAGCGCCGCATTGATCGAGCCTCTGTTGGTCAACCGCATGGCCAGCCGCGACGAGGCTCGCGAAATCGCCCGCGACACCCTCATTCGTGTCGGCATGAAGGAAGAGGACGCAGGCAAACTGCCTCACCAGTTTTCAGGCGGCCAGCGTCAGCGGATCTGTATCGCGCGCGCGCTGGTCATGCAGCCCGCCGTGCTGATCTGTGACGAGCCGACCTCGGCCCTGGATGTTTCGGTGCAGGCCACCATCATGAATCTGCTCAAGGATCTCAGGGACGAGCGTAACCTCACCCTGATGTTCATCAGCCACGATCTGGCCGTGATCCGTCAAGTCAGTGATCGTGTTTTCGTGATGCAGAACGGGCGCGTCTGTGAAGAAGCCGACACCGACGCGCTGTTTGATGACCCTCAACATGACTACACCCGCCACCTACTGAAAATGATGCCTAAATTCACGTCTGGCGCGCGTTTGCAAGCACGCTAA
- a CDS encoding ABC transporter substrate-binding protein — MRLKNLATATAVTLTTMAGMVSAETATIGVAIAPSTLDPQLSLLTSDVGIYRHIYGSLVKVDSNNQVVLDLATAYRPIDDLTWEFKLREDVTFHDGSDFDANDVVFTLERLGTVPGHDGLAAQYVAPIIDIEIVDPHTILMKTNVVTPDVAKRMAQISIISNQLDKDVTSAQFNSGDAAIGTGPFKYVDWQRGDRLVLDRNDAYWDTKSAFERVVLRTMTNPATRVAALEAGDLDMVDNIPPLDAQRLMDRDNVTVTVANSGRAHFLQFDSTSEVPPLTFGADGAPLTENPYADIRVREALSLAISRDLIVDRIMDGFAASISQGVPEGLTGFAPDIPLPGYDVERAKALLAEAGYPDGFSLTLGCPNDRYVNDAALCQAIGQMWSRIGMDVTVDTSPKAVYFKKMLAGDFPAHYLAWGNTAGDSISFLKSVVGTPNKEHGRGSNNRSFSNADLDVLIDKAASTVDEAERIKLLQEVMTIAVAEHAFLPMHVNNVIAATRKGLTYTPQMDENTNALSLRKE; from the coding sequence ATGCGACTAAAAAATCTTGCAACTGCCACGGCGGTCACGTTGACCACAATGGCGGGGATGGTATCCGCTGAAACCGCCACTATTGGCGTAGCGATCGCGCCCTCCACATTGGACCCACAGCTTAGCCTGCTAACCTCAGATGTGGGAATTTATCGCCACATCTATGGCTCGTTGGTCAAGGTGGACAGTAACAACCAAGTGGTGCTGGATCTGGCCACTGCCTATCGCCCCATCGACGATCTGACATGGGAATTCAAGCTGCGCGAGGACGTCACATTCCATGATGGCAGCGATTTTGACGCCAATGACGTCGTCTTCACGCTGGAGCGACTGGGAACCGTGCCAGGGCATGATGGTCTGGCCGCGCAATACGTTGCGCCAATCATAGACATCGAAATCGTCGATCCACACACAATTCTTATGAAAACCAACGTCGTGACGCCCGACGTTGCCAAACGGATGGCCCAGATTTCCATCATTTCCAACCAATTGGACAAGGATGTCACCTCGGCACAGTTCAACTCAGGCGATGCCGCCATCGGTACCGGGCCATTCAAATACGTCGATTGGCAGCGTGGAGATCGGCTAGTTCTGGATCGTAACGACGCCTATTGGGACACCAAGTCGGCCTTTGAGCGTGTTGTTCTGCGCACGATGACTAACCCCGCCACGCGCGTTGCCGCACTAGAGGCTGGCGATCTCGACATGGTTGACAACATCCCGCCACTGGATGCACAGCGCTTGATGGATCGCGACAACGTCACCGTCACCGTGGCCAACTCGGGGCGCGCGCATTTTCTGCAGTTCGACAGCACCTCGGAGGTGCCGCCTCTAACATTTGGGGCGGATGGTGCGCCTCTGACGGAGAACCCCTATGCTGACATCCGCGTGCGCGAGGCCCTCAGCCTTGCGATTAGCCGCGATCTGATCGTGGACCGCATCATGGACGGGTTCGCCGCTTCGATCAGTCAGGGCGTACCCGAGGGATTGACTGGATTTGCGCCGGACATTCCATTGCCCGGCTATGACGTCGAGCGTGCCAAGGCTCTTCTTGCCGAGGCAGGATATCCCGACGGCTTTTCCCTGACGCTGGGGTGCCCGAATGATCGCTATGTCAACGACGCGGCACTGTGTCAGGCCATCGGTCAGATGTGGAGCAGGATCGGCATGGATGTCACCGTCGATACTTCGCCCAAAGCGGTCTATTTCAAGAAGATGTTGGCCGGTGATTTTCCTGCACATTATCTGGCATGGGGGAACACGGCGGGCGACTCAATCTCGTTCCTGAAGTCGGTTGTCGGCACGCCGAACAAGGAACACGGGCGCGGCAGCAACAACCGCTCGTTCTCTAACGCGGATTTGGACGTGCTGATCGATAAGGCAGCATCAACCGTCGATGAGGCCGAACGCATCAAGTTGCTGCAGGAGGTGATGACGATCGCCGTCGCAGAACACGCGTTCCTGCCGATGCATGTTAACAACGTGATAGCGGCTACCCGTAAGGGGCTGACCTATACCCCCCAGATGGACGAGAACACCAACGCGCTAAGCCTGCGCAAAGAGTAA
- a CDS encoding error-prone DNA polymerase: MAGYAELCVTTNFTFLTGASHPEEIVTRAAELGLSAVAITDRNSLAGVVRAYSALKTLKAEAEKDIKVRSRHRTDSSSRQENGNPERILRPATVTLPKLIVGCRLVLRDSPVDWIVLPQNRAAYQRLTRLLTLGKRRAEKGQCHLDVKDLLDGGRGMIFIALPQGPLHRCRRVIADVQQRFPGHVFLGAAPRYDGSDQAYLNDCAALAQHCCTPMVAVGDVLMHRGNRRQLADVLTCMRENITIDIIGTRALPNAERRLKGYTDMARLFRHHPAAIQRTQDIATRCSFCLSELSYEYPDEVSDAEPPQQRLERLAKEGVNHRYPNGASQRVHDLLAKELRLIADLDFSAYFLTVHDIVQYARSQDILCQGRGSAANSIICYLLGITDVSPDMITMVFERFISKYRGEPPDIDVDFEHERREEVIQWIYHKYGRERAGLCATVIHFRSRAAIREVGKVMGLSDDITSNLSGQIWGQSNKGADPERIKELGLNLNDKRLVQTIHLIGELIGFPRHLSQHVGGFVITKSRLDELCPIENAAMENRTVIEWDKDDIDALGILKIDILGLGMLSCIRKAFDLLQTHEKQCFTLDTVPQENTATYDMLCAADAVGVFQVESRAQMNFLPRMKPKTFYDLVIEVAIVRPGPIQGGMVQPYIRRRQGLEKPDPFGPALEEVTKRTLGVPLFQEQAMQISVVGAGFTPEEADHLRRSIASFRRMGTIGKFRDKFTAGMLKNGYSPEIAERCFSQIEGFADYGFPESHAAAFAMLTYVSSWLKCHHPAIFTCALLNSQPMGFYAPAQLVRDAREHQVEIRPICMNNSAWDNTLERRADGALALRLGFRQIKGFKEEDANWIVAARGNGYSDPESLWLRAGIKPTVMERLAEADAFTDASLTRREALWQVKAIRNQMPLPLFNDPIDGEHITEPKVTLPTMQLGEEIVEDYVATRLSLRAHPMELLRPAVPGITPHDKLVTAPLGHVSVCGLVITRQRPGTASGVIFLTLEDETGVSNIVVWRTVYKQFRRIVMGGRLLKVSGYLQREDRVVHLIAQQIEDMSHKLSDLGHPRDDVLGETLPQADDTPRPRKSPPRATHPREQAKRLFPSRDFH; encoded by the coding sequence ATGGCGGGCTATGCCGAACTTTGCGTGACAACGAACTTTACGTTTCTCACCGGCGCGTCACATCCCGAAGAAATCGTAACCCGCGCCGCTGAGCTGGGATTATCAGCCGTTGCGATAACAGACCGAAATTCGCTGGCTGGTGTTGTGCGGGCCTATAGTGCTCTTAAAACCCTTAAAGCCGAAGCGGAGAAGGATATCAAAGTCAGATCGCGCCACAGAACAGACAGCAGTTCACGCCAAGAGAACGGCAACCCCGAGCGCATCCTCCGTCCTGCCACTGTAACATTACCAAAGCTCATTGTGGGATGCCGGTTGGTGTTGCGAGACAGCCCTGTTGATTGGATCGTCTTGCCTCAGAATCGTGCGGCGTATCAAAGGCTGACCCGATTACTTACTCTAGGGAAACGGCGGGCTGAAAAAGGGCAATGCCATCTCGATGTCAAAGACCTGTTAGATGGGGGGCGTGGAATGATTTTTATCGCGTTGCCTCAAGGCCCGCTTCATCGCTGTCGCCGTGTGATAGCGGATGTACAACAGCGCTTTCCAGGGCATGTGTTTTTAGGAGCGGCACCGCGTTATGATGGATCAGACCAAGCCTATCTGAATGATTGCGCAGCATTGGCACAGCACTGTTGCACACCAATGGTCGCTGTGGGCGATGTGTTGATGCACCGCGGCAATCGTCGGCAATTAGCCGATGTGCTGACCTGCATGCGCGAGAATATCACAATCGACATAATCGGGACGCGCGCCCTACCAAATGCAGAACGTCGCCTCAAAGGGTACACGGATATGGCGCGCCTCTTTCGTCATCATCCGGCCGCCATCCAACGCACACAGGATATTGCGACAAGATGCAGTTTTTGCCTGAGTGAGTTGTCTTATGAATACCCTGACGAAGTTTCGGATGCAGAGCCACCACAACAACGGTTGGAGCGTTTGGCAAAGGAAGGCGTGAACCACCGCTATCCCAATGGGGCATCGCAACGTGTGCATGATCTTCTCGCCAAAGAACTCAGGCTCATCGCTGATTTAGACTTCTCCGCTTACTTCCTGACGGTTCACGACATCGTACAATACGCACGATCCCAAGACATTTTGTGCCAAGGCCGGGGATCAGCGGCAAACTCAATCATCTGCTACCTGTTAGGGATCACCGATGTCAGCCCGGATATGATTACGATGGTGTTTGAACGTTTTATCTCGAAATACCGAGGCGAGCCGCCAGATATCGATGTCGATTTTGAACACGAACGCCGCGAAGAGGTCATCCAGTGGATTTACCACAAATACGGCCGTGAACGGGCCGGGCTTTGTGCAACCGTTATTCATTTTCGATCTCGGGCGGCAATCCGTGAAGTTGGGAAGGTGATGGGACTCAGCGACGATATTACGTCAAACCTGTCTGGTCAGATTTGGGGTCAGTCTAACAAAGGTGCTGATCCTGAAAGGATTAAAGAGCTTGGCCTAAACCTGAATGACAAACGTCTTGTCCAAACGATCCATTTGATCGGAGAACTGATCGGATTTCCGCGTCATTTGTCCCAACATGTCGGCGGGTTTGTCATTACCAAGAGCAGGTTGGATGAACTTTGTCCCATTGAAAACGCGGCCATGGAAAATCGTACTGTGATCGAGTGGGATAAGGATGACATTGATGCCCTGGGTATCCTCAAGATCGACATCTTGGGTCTGGGGATGCTGAGTTGTATCCGCAAAGCGTTTGATTTGTTGCAGACCCACGAGAAACAATGCTTCACGCTTGACACAGTCCCACAAGAGAATACCGCCACCTATGATATGCTCTGTGCTGCGGATGCGGTTGGTGTGTTTCAGGTGGAAAGCCGGGCACAGATGAATTTCTTACCCCGCATGAAGCCTAAGACATTCTATGATCTCGTCATAGAAGTCGCCATCGTACGTCCCGGCCCTATTCAGGGCGGCATGGTGCAACCCTATATCAGACGACGGCAAGGTTTGGAAAAACCAGACCCCTTTGGCCCCGCCTTAGAAGAGGTTACGAAACGCACTCTGGGTGTACCCCTGTTCCAAGAGCAAGCAATGCAAATTTCTGTTGTTGGCGCGGGCTTCACCCCCGAAGAAGCTGACCATCTGCGTCGGTCTATCGCTTCGTTCCGTAGGATGGGAACGATTGGAAAATTCCGCGACAAGTTCACCGCAGGAATGTTGAAGAACGGCTATAGCCCAGAGATTGCCGAGCGATGTTTCAGTCAAATCGAAGGTTTTGCCGACTATGGTTTCCCTGAAAGCCACGCTGCTGCTTTTGCTATGTTGACCTATGTGTCGTCTTGGCTGAAATGCCACCACCCTGCAATTTTCACCTGCGCTTTACTAAATTCCCAGCCGATGGGGTTTTACGCTCCGGCACAGTTGGTGCGCGATGCCCGCGAACATCAGGTCGAGATACGGCCTATTTGTATGAACAACAGCGCATGGGATAATACTCTTGAGCGGCGCGCGGATGGTGCTTTGGCATTACGCCTTGGATTTCGGCAGATCAAAGGTTTCAAAGAAGAGGATGCGAACTGGATCGTAGCAGCGCGCGGCAATGGGTATAGTGATCCTGAAAGCCTATGGTTGCGCGCAGGCATAAAACCGACTGTGATGGAACGCTTGGCCGAGGCTGATGCCTTTACCGACGCCAGCCTGACCCGCCGCGAAGCGCTTTGGCAGGTCAAAGCCATTCGCAATCAAATGCCGCTACCGCTGTTTAATGATCCGATTGATGGAGAACATATCACCGAACCGAAAGTGACACTCCCGACCATGCAATTAGGTGAAGAAATTGTCGAAGACTATGTCGCAACACGTCTGTCTTTACGCGCCCACCCAATGGAGCTTTTACGCCCCGCAGTTCCGGGGATCACCCCACATGATAAACTTGTAACCGCCCCGCTCGGACACGTCAGCGTCTGCGGTCTTGTCATAACCCGCCAACGCCCCGGCACAGCTTCGGGGGTCATTTTCCTCACCCTCGAAGATGAAACTGGCGTGTCCAATATTGTTGTTTGGAGAACGGTCTACAAACAGTTTCGCCGCATTGTCATGGGCGGACGGCTTTTGAAGGTGAGTGGATATTTGCAGCGCGAAGACCGTGTAGTACATCTGATCGCGCAACAGATCGAAGATATGTCGCACAAATTGTCCGACCTCGGGCACCCAAGGGACGACGTTCTCGGAGAAACACTTCCACAAGCAGACGACACACCACGCCCGCGAAAATCTCCTCCTCGGGCGACACATCCTCGCGAACAAGCCAAAAGGCTATTTCCAAGCCGCGATTTCCATTGA
- a CDS encoding ABC transporter permease: MTLFLFRRLLQGLLMVLVASMLVFVGVYAIGDPMSLLVPPDATTETREAARQALGLDRPLYIQYFAFLTNAVQGDLGISFVFRESALKVILERLPATLELASASMLLAIVIGIPFGVIAGMKPGGLADRALLIGSVLGLSLPTFWIGILLILFFAVNLGVLPASGRGDTVEVFGVGLSFLTLDGLRHLVLPALSLSLLPMAILGRLTRSGVIEAMSLDFARFARAQGNTRSGIVTRYVLRYISMPLVTVVGIYFGTLIAFAVVTESVFSWPGMGKLIIESINQLDRPMVVAYMMLSTVLFMFINLAVDIIYSLLDPRVRLK, encoded by the coding sequence ATGACCCTATTTCTATTTCGCCGACTATTACAGGGCCTGCTTATGGTGCTGGTTGCCTCGATGCTGGTTTTCGTCGGCGTCTATGCCATCGGCGATCCGATGTCGCTGCTGGTCCCGCCCGACGCCACCACCGAAACGCGCGAAGCCGCGCGGCAGGCGCTAGGGCTGGATCGTCCACTTTATATTCAATATTTCGCTTTTCTCACCAACGCTGTGCAGGGAGATCTGGGCATTTCGTTTGTCTTCCGCGAAAGCGCGTTGAAGGTCATTCTGGAACGTCTGCCCGCCACGTTGGAACTGGCTTCGGCATCGATGTTGTTGGCCATTGTGATCGGTATTCCCTTTGGCGTGATCGCCGGGATGAAGCCCGGCGGGCTAGCAGATCGGGCCTTGCTGATTGGCTCAGTTTTGGGGCTCAGCCTGCCGACTTTCTGGATCGGTATCCTGTTGATCCTGTTCTTTGCCGTCAATCTGGGCGTACTGCCCGCGTCAGGGCGCGGCGATACCGTTGAGGTGTTCGGCGTCGGCCTGTCATTCCTGACGCTGGACGGGCTGCGCCATCTGGTCCTGCCTGCGCTCAGCCTGTCCCTCTTGCCTATGGCAATTCTCGGACGACTGACGCGGTCCGGAGTGATCGAGGCGATGAGTCTGGATTTCGCACGCTTTGCTCGCGCGCAGGGCAACACCCGTAGCGGGATCGTGACGCGCTATGTGCTGCGTTATATCTCTATGCCTCTGGTGACGGTGGTGGGAATTTACTTCGGCACACTGATCGCCTTTGCAGTTGTAACGGAGTCGGTATTTTCATGGCCCGGCATGGGTAAGCTGATCATCGAATCCATCAACCAGCTGGATCGCCCGATGGTCGTGGCCTACATGATGCTGTCCACCGTGCTGTTTATGTTCATTAACCTTGCGGTCGATATCATCTATTCGCTGCTTGACCCGCGCGTGAGGTTGAAATGA
- a CDS encoding LysR family transcriptional regulator produces the protein MNIDPRLLRIFVAVMHRGSVTRAAEQLNTSQPSVSKALKRLEELVGFCLFKPQGRSIQPTAKAQLLLESAMRVERELEEIDHRIMEIRHGRMQGLRIAVTPAIAAALLPRAIIEFRKTYPDTTLEIELWRRELILSELDAGRVEIGLLYSTTQSVPAGFRIVAEAPTLCVLPKGHPLCAKAVVTAADLYGHKLLIYHNSLDFADRLWSVLKTIDPEPEIVIEANQGAFLRDLVINGIGISLLDGFTVMDADMRGLVTRPFLPAMPFYLAIADQEPRLTAQGREFIRIISAIAVQLQMDLQQ, from the coding sequence ATGAACATTGACCCGCGCCTTTTGCGCATCTTTGTCGCGGTGATGCATCGCGGGTCGGTGACCCGCGCGGCGGAACAATTAAATACGTCACAACCCAGCGTTAGCAAGGCATTGAAACGTCTAGAAGAATTGGTGGGGTTCTGCCTGTTCAAACCGCAGGGTCGCAGCATACAACCGACAGCAAAAGCGCAGTTATTGCTGGAATCCGCCATGCGGGTCGAACGAGAGCTGGAGGAAATAGACCACCGGATCATGGAAATCAGGCACGGGCGCATGCAAGGGTTACGCATTGCTGTGACTCCTGCAATCGCCGCCGCACTATTACCGCGTGCCATCATCGAATTTCGCAAAACCTATCCAGACACCACCTTGGAAATCGAACTGTGGAGACGAGAATTGATCCTTTCCGAGCTGGACGCAGGGCGGGTGGAGATCGGGCTGTTGTATTCCACTACGCAAAGCGTACCCGCTGGTTTTCGGATCGTGGCCGAGGCACCGACATTGTGCGTTCTGCCCAAAGGCCATCCTTTATGTGCAAAAGCCGTCGTCACTGCCGCCGATCTTTACGGGCACAAGCTGTTGATTTATCATAACTCTCTTGATTTTGCTGACCGTCTCTGGAGCGTTCTCAAAACCATCGATCCTGAACCCGAGATCGTTATCGAAGCCAACCAAGGTGCGTTTCTGCGCGATCTCGTGATAAACGGTATCGGGATCAGCCTGTTGGATGGGTTTACGGTTATGGACGCCGATATGAGGGGGCTTGTGACCCGTCCCTTCCTGCCTGCCATGCCCTTTTATCTGGCCATTGCGGACCAAGAACCGCGATTAACCGCGCAAGGACGTGAATTCATCCGCATTATCAGCGCGATCGCGGTTCAATTGCAGATGGACCTGCAGCAGTAA
- a CDS encoding gamma-glutamyltransferase family protein has product MPRPVRRMPRSNAMIVAPQPEAVHAGAAVLANGGNAMDAVLTCAFVQGVVDPLMCGIGGFGLMNVYDPATGRQTIWSGLGGCPKAATDTMWEDLYIGETSDGFGHITKGFVNETGATAVTPPPILDLFRKAHATYGSRDWADLIAPAIAAARDGWLVRPHNNTVFTQNERKYGRMNYSEKLLLTEDGRRIYMDEDGAPKKMGATITNPDLAQTLDLIAREGVDVFFNGPLGDHLVAELAKNGGILTKEDLTDCHADEMEPLNIQYRGRRVSTVPAPGGGVYLALALKLLEQFDLSEMEYNSPEYLRLMAEVMKTAVRDRDNLVGDPRFLDVPTDKLLSDAHLADCAAFIRSGQKVKSGRSGHLESKHTTHVSCVDANGMVVSMTHTLGNPSGFIAANTGFMMNGAMSTFDPRPGHVQSIVPGKRRTSSMCPSIIFEGDTPVMTLGAPGASWIGPAVFQVVVNALDWGMGIQEAVMAPRMVATSNVIDISNRISPMTEAALVDLGYEVRRSPLSYAFAGVHGLTMWPDVVEGGADPQRDGLAVGVP; this is encoded by the coding sequence ATGCCCAGACCCGTTCGCCGCATGCCTCGCTCGAACGCGATGATTGTCGCCCCCCAGCCCGAAGCGGTCCACGCAGGTGCGGCAGTGCTGGCCAATGGCGGCAACGCCATGGACGCGGTCCTGACCTGCGCCTTCGTGCAGGGCGTCGTCGACCCACTGATGTGCGGCATCGGCGGCTTTGGCCTGATGAACGTCTACGACCCCGCGACCGGCCGCCAGACGATCTGGAGCGGTCTGGGTGGTTGTCCCAAGGCCGCGACCGACACCATGTGGGAAGATCTGTATATCGGCGAAACCTCGGACGGGTTTGGCCATATCACCAAGGGTTTCGTGAACGAGACCGGCGCGACCGCCGTCACGCCACCGCCCATTCTGGATCTATTTCGCAAGGCGCATGCAACTTATGGCAGCCGGGATTGGGCCGATCTGATCGCCCCCGCCATCGCCGCCGCAAGGGATGGCTGGCTCGTGCGCCCTCATAACAATACGGTTTTCACCCAGAACGAGCGAAAATACGGCCGCATGAATTACAGCGAGAAACTGTTGCTGACAGAAGACGGCCGCCGCATTTACATGGACGAGGACGGGGCACCCAAGAAGATGGGGGCGACAATCACGAACCCCGATCTGGCGCAAACCCTCGATCTGATCGCCCGCGAAGGCGTGGATGTGTTTTTCAACGGACCGCTTGGCGATCATCTGGTGGCCGAGCTGGCCAAGAACGGCGGCATCCTGACCAAGGAGGATCTGACTGACTGCCACGCCGACGAGATGGAGCCACTGAATATCCAGTATCGCGGACGGCGCGTGTCGACTGTTCCTGCCCCGGGGGGTGGCGTGTATCTCGCGCTGGCGTTGAAACTGCTTGAGCAGTTCGATCTAAGTGAAATGGAATACAACTCACCCGAGTACCTTCGGCTGATGGCAGAAGTGATGAAGACCGCCGTGCGCGACCGCGATAACTTGGTCGGAGATCCGCGGTTTCTGGATGTGCCAACGGACAAGCTGTTGTCGGACGCACATCTGGCAGATTGCGCGGCATTTATCCGCAGTGGTCAAAAGGTCAAGTCAGGCCGCTCTGGCCATCTGGAATCCAAGCACACGACCCATGTGTCCTGCGTGGATGCAAACGGCATGGTCGTGTCGATGACCCATACACTGGGCAATCCGTCGGGTTTCATCGCGGCAAACACAGGCTTTATGATGAACGGCGCTATGAGCACCTTCGACCCGCGACCCGGTCATGTGCAGTCCATCGTTCCCGGAAAACGGCGCACATCGTCTATGTGCCCGTCGATCATCTTCGAGGGCGACACGCCTGTGATGACGCTCGGCGCACCGGGTGCATCTTGGATTGGGCCTGCTGTATTTCAGGTGGTCGTGAACGCGCTGGATTGGGGCATGGGCATCCAAGAGGCTGTGATGGCACCGCGCATGGTGGCGACTTCTAACGTTATCGACATCTCAAACCGCATTTCGCCCATGACGGAGGCGGCACTGGTTGATTTGGGATACGAGGTGCGCCGCTCGCCCCTGTCCTATGCTTTCGCCGGGGTGCACGGGCTGACCATGTGGCCCGACGTAGTTGAGGGTGGGGCGGACCCACAACGCGACGGACTGGCCGTCGGGGTACCTTAA
- a CDS encoding ABC transporter permease codes for MMAPATQPSGLRRFLILFAASPLALTGLGLFLLTAGIALIGPWLTPQNPYDLASINLLDNRLPPGSEGIDGYTYWLGTDGQGRDMTSAIIYGLRTSICIGVTASTIALVLGTALGLIAGYARGWVDAVIMRIVDLQLSVPSILIAIILLAVLGRGVGNIILALVTVQWVYFARTVRSSCLIEREKEYVQAGRLMGFSHTRILLNHILPNCLSPVTVIVTVEFAHAIALEATLSFLGVGLPVTEPSLGYLISAGFNYLLNGEYWISIFPGLALLVTVLSLNLIADHLRDITDPRLQR; via the coding sequence ATGATGGCGCCTGCCACTCAGCCCAGCGGTCTGCGCCGTTTCCTGATCCTGTTCGCCGCCAGCCCGCTGGCGCTGACCGGTCTGGGATTGTTCCTGCTGACTGCCGGTATCGCGCTGATCGGGCCGTGGCTGACACCGCAGAACCCTTATGATCTGGCATCCATCAACCTGCTGGACAACCGCCTGCCGCCGGGGTCCGAGGGGATTGACGGCTACACCTATTGGCTGGGCACCGATGGGCAGGGCCGTGACATGACCAGCGCGATTATCTACGGACTGCGCACCAGTATTTGCATCGGCGTCACCGCCAGCACCATCGCACTTGTCCTTGGCACCGCCTTGGGGCTGATCGCCGGGTATGCTCGAGGTTGGGTCGATGCGGTAATCATGCGCATTGTTGATTTGCAACTGTCCGTACCGTCGATCTTGATCGCCATCATCCTGCTGGCCGTTCTGGGGCGCGGCGTGGGCAATATCATTCTGGCTCTAGTGACGGTGCAGTGGGTCTATTTCGCGCGTACGGTCCGGTCCTCCTGCCTGATCGAGCGGGAGAAGGAATATGTGCAGGCAGGTCGCCTGATGGGATTTTCACACACACGCATCCTGCTAAACCACATCCTGCCCAACTGCCTGTCGCCCGTCACAGTGATTGTCACGGTCGAGTTTGCGCATGCCATCGCGCTGGAGGCGACGCTGTCCTTCCTCGGTGTTGGCCTGCCAGTGACAGAACCATCGCTGGGCTATCTGATTTCCGCGGGGTTCAACTATTTGCTGAACGGTGAATACTGGATCTCGATCTTTCCTGGGCTGGCCCTGTTGGTGACGGTCCTCAGCCTTAATCTGATCGCGGACCATTTGCGTGATATCACCGATCCGAGGTTGCAGCGATGA